A single Micromonospora luteifusca DNA region contains:
- a CDS encoding alpha-galactosidase: protein MTILHLRRARTSLLLDARGPGLPRVVHWGGDVGDLDDDGRRQLADATVPPVVPSSFDEPTVLSLLPELSAGWSGRPGLAGHRDGRDWSTAFRLDGLDVDDSGSDTARLTVRASDPAAGLALAIEIALDPHGLLTIRHRLRNDGDSAYELRELTPVLPVPAVATELLDLTGRWCRERSPQRHLWQQGSWVREGRHGRTGHDATLLLVAGTAGFGFGHGEVWAVHTAWSGDHVTFAERQPTGESTLGGGELLAPGEIRLGPGESYDTPLLYAVWSDAGLDGLSDVLHRHLRARPSHPRSPRPVTLNVWEAVYFDHDLDRLRALADRAAQIGVERFVLDDGWFRGRRDDTAGLGDWYVDEGVWPDGLQPLIDHVTGRGLEFGLWVEPEMVNPDSDLFRAHPDWLLAVPGRLPPAWRNQQVLDLGIPETYDYLLERLDTLLTDHPGISYLKWDQNRDLTEAGHHSRPGVHGQTLAVYRLLDELRRRHPGVEIESCSSGGARVDLAILARTDRVWASDCNDALERLSIQRWTGLLLPPELIGTHVGPERSHTTNRVHDLGFRAATAIFGHHGIEWDIASISAAEQTELAAWVALHKRLRPLLHAGRVVRVDHPDPAVWAHGVVEGDKSRAVYAVARLATSVTQVPGAVRLPGLDPDRRYLVRPVTGVPAPATIERAAPVRLAGGVTLSGAALARVGVQLPALHPEQSLVLEVDAVV, encoded by the coding sequence ATGACGATCCTGCACCTGCGCCGCGCGCGGACCAGCCTGCTGCTCGACGCGCGCGGCCCGGGGCTGCCCCGGGTCGTGCACTGGGGCGGCGACGTCGGCGACCTCGACGACGACGGCCGACGTCAGCTCGCGGACGCGACCGTACCGCCGGTGGTGCCGAGCAGCTTCGACGAGCCGACCGTCCTGTCGCTGCTGCCGGAGCTCAGTGCCGGCTGGAGCGGCCGGCCGGGATTGGCCGGGCACCGCGACGGAAGGGACTGGTCCACCGCGTTCCGCCTCGACGGCCTGGACGTGGACGACAGCGGCTCGGACACGGCGCGCCTGACCGTGCGGGCGTCGGACCCGGCCGCCGGTCTGGCCCTGGCCATCGAGATCGCGCTGGACCCGCACGGCCTGCTGACCATTCGCCACCGGCTACGCAACGACGGCGACAGCGCGTACGAGCTGCGGGAGCTGACCCCGGTCCTCCCGGTGCCGGCGGTCGCCACCGAACTGCTCGACCTGACCGGCCGGTGGTGCCGGGAACGTTCTCCGCAGCGGCACCTGTGGCAGCAGGGCAGTTGGGTCCGGGAGGGCCGGCACGGGCGGACCGGACACGACGCCACCCTGCTGCTGGTGGCGGGCACCGCCGGATTCGGCTTCGGCCACGGCGAGGTCTGGGCGGTGCACACCGCGTGGAGCGGCGACCACGTCACCTTCGCCGAGCGGCAGCCCACCGGCGAGTCGACCCTCGGCGGCGGCGAGTTGCTGGCCCCCGGAGAGATCCGGCTCGGCCCCGGCGAGTCGTACGACACTCCCCTGCTCTACGCGGTCTGGTCCGACGCCGGGCTCGACGGGCTCAGCGACGTGCTGCACAGGCATCTGCGGGCTCGCCCCTCGCACCCGCGCTCCCCCCGACCGGTGACCCTCAACGTCTGGGAAGCGGTCTACTTCGACCACGACCTGGACCGGCTGCGGGCGCTCGCCGACCGGGCCGCGCAGATCGGTGTGGAGCGGTTCGTGCTCGACGACGGTTGGTTCCGCGGCCGGCGCGACGACACCGCAGGGCTCGGCGACTGGTACGTCGACGAGGGCGTCTGGCCCGACGGCCTGCAACCGCTGATCGACCACGTGACCGGCCGGGGCCTGGAGTTCGGCCTGTGGGTCGAGCCGGAGATGGTCAACCCCGACTCCGACCTGTTCCGCGCGCACCCGGACTGGCTGCTGGCCGTGCCGGGGCGGCTGCCGCCGGCCTGGCGCAACCAGCAGGTGCTCGACCTGGGCATCCCGGAGACGTACGACTACCTGCTGGAACGCCTCGACACCCTGCTCACCGACCATCCCGGGATCAGTTACCTCAAGTGGGACCAGAACCGGGACCTCACCGAGGCCGGGCACCACAGCCGGCCCGGGGTGCACGGGCAGACCCTCGCGGTCTACCGGCTCCTCGACGAGCTGCGCCGCCGGCATCCCGGCGTGGAGATCGAGAGCTGCTCTTCCGGCGGCGCACGGGTGGACCTGGCCATCCTGGCCCGGACCGACCGGGTCTGGGCGAGCGACTGCAACGACGCCCTGGAACGGCTCAGCATCCAGCGCTGGACCGGGTTGCTGCTGCCACCGGAGCTGATCGGCACGCACGTCGGCCCGGAACGCTCGCACACCACCAACCGCGTACACGACCTGGGCTTCCGGGCGGCGACCGCGATCTTCGGCCACCACGGCATCGAGTGGGACATCGCGTCGATCAGTGCCGCCGAGCAGACCGAGCTGGCCGCCTGGGTGGCACTGCACAAGCGGCTGCGCCCGCTGCTGCACGCCGGCCGGGTGGTCCGGGTCGACCACCCGGACCCGGCCGTCTGGGCGCACGGTGTGGTCGAGGGCGACAAGAGCCGGGCGGTGTACGCGGTGGCACGGCTGGCCACCTCGGTCACGCAGGTCCCCGGCGCGGTCCGGCTGCCCGGTCTGGACCCGGACCGGCGTTACCTCGTGCGGCCGGTGACGGGCGTCCCGGCCCCGGCGACCATCGAGCGGGCGGCACCGGTCCGGCTGGCAGGCGGTGTCACTCTCAGCGGGGCCGCGCTGGCCCGGGTGGGCGTGCAGTTGCCCGCCCTGCACCCGGAGCAGAGCCTGGTGCTGGAGGTCGATGCCGTCGTTTGA
- a CDS encoding carbohydrate ABC transporter permease yields the protein MSTATIARRTEGEPHAPQRRRKLTPLRLLLHGFLIVVSLAWLFPIAWAVLTSLRSYDYTAANGYVSFGGWTLDNYVTAWRTAEFGQHFLNSVYITVPAVLLTLFLASCVAFVIARFSWKLNIVLLGVFTAANLLPQQALLIPLFRLFTEVPLPEFMSDSELLYDSYWGLILVNVAFQCGFCVFVLSNYMKALPRDLYEAAMVDGASIWRQYWQVTMPLCRPALAALATLEVTWIYNEFFWATVLMRTGDKFPVTSSLNNLRGEFFTDNNLVSAGSVLVAIPTLVIFFILQRHFVRGLTLGASKG from the coding sequence ATGAGCACCGCGACCATCGCCCGGCGTACCGAGGGCGAACCCCACGCGCCGCAGCGCCGCCGCAAGCTGACCCCGCTGCGGTTGCTGCTGCACGGCTTCCTCATCGTCGTCTCGCTGGCCTGGCTCTTCCCGATCGCCTGGGCGGTGCTGACCTCGCTGCGCTCGTACGACTACACCGCCGCCAACGGCTACGTCTCGTTCGGCGGCTGGACCCTCGACAACTACGTCACCGCCTGGCGGACGGCGGAGTTCGGGCAGCACTTCCTCAACTCGGTGTACATCACCGTGCCGGCGGTGCTGCTGACCCTCTTCCTCGCCTCCTGCGTGGCGTTCGTCATCGCGCGGTTCAGCTGGAAACTCAACATCGTGCTGCTCGGGGTGTTCACCGCAGCCAACCTCCTGCCCCAGCAGGCGCTGCTCATCCCGCTGTTCCGGCTGTTCACCGAGGTGCCGCTGCCGGAGTTCATGAGCGACTCGGAGCTGCTCTACGACAGTTACTGGGGCCTGATCCTGGTGAACGTCGCCTTCCAGTGTGGATTCTGCGTCTTCGTGCTCAGCAACTACATGAAGGCGTTGCCCCGCGACCTGTACGAGGCGGCGATGGTCGACGGGGCCAGCATCTGGCGGCAGTACTGGCAGGTCACCATGCCGCTGTGCCGGCCGGCCCTGGCCGCGTTGGCGACCCTGGAGGTGACCTGGATCTACAACGAGTTCTTCTGGGCCACGGTCCTGATGCGTACCGGCGACAAGTTCCCGGTGACCAGCTCGCTCAACAACCTGCGTGGTGAGTTCTTCACCGACAACAACCTGGTCTCGGCGGGCAGCGTGCTCGTCGCGATCCCCACCCTGGTGATCTTCTTTATACTCCAGCGGCACTTCGTTCGGGGCCTGACCCTGGGAGCCTCCAAAGGATGA
- a CDS encoding carbohydrate ABC transporter permease, with translation MSDLPLIQADRAVPPPAATTSTGGRRRRLRLLSRTDRVVITLMVLVPLLLVTGFVWLPAVATVLLSGTNWDGIGPLNEIEFVGARNYSDVVNIYPPFVPAIQHNLLWLAALFVVATPFGMFLAVLLDKEIRGSRFYQTALYLPVVLSLALIGFVWQLLYSRDQGLINAVFGSNIDWYGDSNVNIWAVMVASGWRHVGYIMLLYLAGLKGVDPSLREAAAVDGASESRAFFRVVFPVLRPINIIVLVVTVIESLRAFDLVWVVNKGRNGLELISALVTQNVVGEASRIGFGSALATIMLVVSLVFITIYLATVMRENRE, from the coding sequence ATGTCCGACCTACCCCTGATCCAAGCGGATCGCGCCGTGCCGCCGCCGGCCGCGACCACCTCCACGGGTGGTCGTCGCCGGCGGCTACGGCTCCTGTCCCGCACCGACCGCGTGGTGATCACGCTGATGGTGCTCGTCCCGCTGCTGCTCGTCACCGGGTTCGTCTGGCTGCCGGCGGTGGCCACCGTGCTGCTCTCCGGCACCAACTGGGACGGCATCGGCCCACTCAACGAGATCGAGTTCGTCGGCGCACGAAACTACAGCGACGTGGTGAACATCTACCCGCCGTTCGTGCCGGCGATCCAGCACAACCTGCTCTGGCTGGCGGCGTTGTTCGTGGTCGCCACCCCGTTCGGCATGTTCCTGGCCGTCCTGCTCGACAAGGAGATACGCGGCAGCCGCTTCTACCAGACCGCGCTCTACCTGCCGGTGGTGCTCTCGCTGGCGTTGATCGGCTTCGTCTGGCAGCTGCTCTACTCCCGCGACCAGGGTCTGATCAACGCCGTCTTCGGCAGCAACATCGACTGGTACGGCGACTCGAACGTCAACATCTGGGCGGTCATGGTCGCCTCCGGATGGCGGCACGTCGGGTACATCATGCTGCTCTACCTGGCCGGGCTGAAGGGCGTCGACCCGTCCCTGCGCGAGGCAGCGGCGGTCGACGGGGCCTCGGAGAGCCGGGCCTTCTTCCGGGTGGTCTTCCCGGTGCTGCGACCGATCAACATCATCGTGCTGGTGGTGACGGTGATCGAGTCACTGCGGGCGTTCGACCTGGTCTGGGTCGTCAACAAGGGCCGCAACGGGTTGGAGCTGATCTCCGCGCTGGTCACCCAGAACGTGGTGGGTGAGGCGAGCCGGATCGGGTTCGGCTCGGCACTGGCGACGATCATGCTGGTCGTCTCGCTGGTCTTCATCACCATCTACCTGGCGACCGTGATGAGGGAGAACCGGGAATGA
- a CDS encoding ABC transporter substrate-binding protein, with amino-acid sequence MSRPQSQAEYLARLVPSSVAGINRRSLLAGAAGTGALLGTGLLAGCGDDAGSGGSSKDVSLGSNQSDPKPKDVLAKVTDGFKTSSGVQVAVNTVDHNTFQENINNYLQGKPDDVFTWFAGYRMRFFAQKGLASDISDVWSKLSGYSDAFKKASTGDDGKQYFVPATYYPWAVFYRKSVWQQHGYQVPTTLDQFTALGAQMKRDGLIPIAFADKDGWPAMGTFDILNLRINGYQFHVDLMAGKEAWTSDKVKKVFDTWAGLLPLHQPDSLGRTWQEAAQSLQQKKSGMYLLGLFVGQQFSNDEQDDLDFFTFPEIDPAIGAKALDAPIDGYMMARKPKNEDNARKLLEYFGGKAAADINLKNDPAVLVANSGADVGGYTALQKKAAELVGSATEIAQFLDRDTRPDFASTVMIPAIQQFIKNPKDIDGLTSSIENQKKSIFTD; translated from the coding sequence ATGTCCCGTCCCCAGTCCCAAGCCGAGTACCTCGCTCGGCTCGTACCGTCCTCAGTCGCCGGCATCAACCGGCGATCGCTGCTGGCTGGCGCGGCCGGCACGGGTGCGCTGCTCGGCACCGGCCTGCTCGCCGGCTGCGGCGACGACGCCGGCTCCGGAGGGTCCAGTAAGGACGTGTCGCTCGGCTCGAACCAGTCCGACCCCAAGCCGAAGGACGTCCTCGCCAAGGTCACCGACGGGTTCAAGACCTCGTCCGGGGTGCAGGTCGCGGTGAACACGGTCGACCACAACACGTTCCAGGAGAACATCAACAACTACCTGCAGGGCAAGCCGGACGACGTGTTCACCTGGTTCGCCGGCTACCGGATGCGCTTCTTCGCGCAGAAGGGCCTGGCCAGCGACATCAGCGACGTGTGGAGCAAGCTCTCCGGATACTCCGATGCCTTCAAGAAGGCATCCACCGGCGACGACGGCAAACAGTACTTCGTACCGGCGACGTACTACCCGTGGGCGGTCTTCTACCGCAAGTCGGTGTGGCAGCAGCACGGCTACCAGGTGCCCACCACCCTGGACCAGTTCACCGCGCTCGGCGCGCAGATGAAACGGGACGGCCTCATCCCCATCGCCTTCGCCGACAAGGACGGCTGGCCGGCGATGGGCACCTTCGACATCCTCAACCTGCGGATCAACGGATACCAGTTCCACGTCGACCTGATGGCCGGTAAGGAAGCCTGGACCTCCGACAAGGTCAAGAAGGTCTTCGACACCTGGGCCGGCCTGCTCCCCCTGCACCAGCCGGACAGCCTCGGCCGCACCTGGCAGGAGGCCGCGCAGTCGTTGCAGCAGAAGAAGAGCGGCATGTACCTGCTCGGTCTCTTCGTCGGTCAGCAGTTCAGCAACGACGAGCAGGACGACCTCGACTTCTTCACCTTCCCCGAGATCGACCCGGCCATCGGCGCCAAGGCTTTGGACGCTCCGATCGACGGCTACATGATGGCCCGCAAGCCCAAGAACGAGGACAACGCGCGCAAGCTGCTGGAGTACTTCGGTGGCAAGGCCGCCGCGGACATCAACCTCAAGAACGACCCAGCCGTCCTCGTCGCCAACAGTGGCGCGGACGTCGGCGGCTACACCGCACTGCAGAAGAAGGCCGCCGAACTGGTCGGGTCGGCCACCGAGATCGCCCAGTTCCTCGACCGGGACACCCGGCCGGACTTCGCTTCCACGGTGATGATCCCGGCGATCCAGCAGTTCATCAAGAACCCCAAGGACATCGACGGGCTCACCTCGAGCATCGAAAACCAGAAAAAGTCGATCTTCACTGACTGA
- a CDS encoding beta-galactosidase, with protein MRRWQGDSIYFGGDYNPEQWPEEIWSEDVELMRRAGVNLVSVGIFSWALLEPTPGRFEFGWLDRVLDLLHVGGIQVDLATATASPPPWLARAYPETLPRRADGAILWPGGRQAYCPSSPVFRERSLDLVRAVAGRYAEHPAVVMWHVSNELGCHNVHCYCDVSAAAFRGWLRERYGDLDRLNDAWGTAFWSQRYGDWAEINPPRTALTFANPTQQLDFLRFSSDEQRAQLRAERDVLSKLVRQPVTTNFMIGMGVKHMDYHSWADDVDLVSNDHYLTAADPQGHLGLAFAADHTRGVAGGDPWLLMEHSTSAVNWQPRNVAKLPGQLRRNSLAHVARGADGVLFFQWRASRAGAEKFHSALVPHTGPDTKVFREVCQLGADLKALAEVRGSRVDADVAILFDWEAWWGVELDSHPSVDVRYVDRLTALYGALWRAGVTADIIHPSADLSGYRLVLAPTLYLVRDADVAALHSYVEGGGTVAVTYFSGIVDSNDHIRLGGYPGAFRELLGVRTEEFFPLREGEQVRLDDGSTADVWTEWLHPDGAEVLASYTDGPLPGVPALTRHRVGDGAAWYVATRLDEPATDRLVARLVAEAGVRPAAPAPSGVEVVRRRDGDRSWLFAINHTDTEVRLPARGVELLTGGHCTGELALPAGEVAVVREDRT; from the coding sequence ATGCGGCGATGGCAGGGTGACAGCATCTATTTCGGCGGCGATTACAACCCCGAGCAGTGGCCCGAGGAAATCTGGTCGGAGGACGTCGAGCTCATGCGCCGGGCCGGGGTCAACCTGGTCTCCGTCGGCATCTTTTCCTGGGCGCTGCTGGAGCCCACGCCGGGCCGGTTCGAGTTCGGCTGGCTGGACCGCGTGCTGGACCTCCTGCACGTCGGCGGTATCCAGGTCGACCTCGCCACCGCCACCGCCAGCCCGCCACCGTGGCTCGCCCGGGCGTACCCGGAGACGTTGCCCCGCCGTGCCGACGGCGCGATCCTCTGGCCGGGCGGTCGACAGGCGTACTGCCCCAGCTCCCCGGTGTTCCGCGAGCGGTCGCTGGATTTGGTGCGCGCGGTCGCCGGCCGCTACGCCGAGCACCCGGCGGTGGTGATGTGGCACGTCTCCAACGAGTTGGGCTGCCACAACGTGCACTGCTACTGCGATGTCAGCGCCGCGGCGTTCCGTGGCTGGCTGCGGGAGCGCTACGGCGACCTGGACCGGCTCAACGACGCCTGGGGCACGGCCTTCTGGAGTCAGCGCTACGGCGACTGGGCCGAGATCAACCCGCCGCGCACGGCGCTGACCTTCGCGAACCCCACGCAGCAGCTCGACTTCCTGCGCTTCTCCTCCGACGAGCAGCGCGCCCAACTGCGCGCGGAACGGGACGTGCTCAGCAAGCTGGTCCGTCAGCCGGTCACCACCAACTTCATGATCGGCATGGGCGTCAAGCACATGGATTACCACTCCTGGGCCGACGACGTGGACCTGGTCTCCAACGACCACTACCTGACCGCCGCCGACCCGCAGGGACATCTCGGGCTGGCGTTCGCCGCCGACCACACCCGAGGCGTCGCCGGCGGTGATCCCTGGTTGCTGATGGAGCACTCCACCAGCGCGGTCAACTGGCAGCCGCGCAACGTGGCCAAGCTGCCCGGGCAGCTACGGCGCAACAGTCTGGCGCATGTCGCCCGCGGCGCCGACGGGGTGTTGTTCTTCCAGTGGCGCGCCTCCCGGGCCGGTGCCGAGAAGTTCCACTCCGCGCTCGTGCCGCACACCGGGCCGGACACCAAGGTGTTCCGCGAGGTCTGCCAGCTCGGCGCCGACCTCAAGGCGCTGGCCGAGGTACGTGGCAGTCGCGTGGACGCCGACGTGGCGATCCTGTTCGACTGGGAAGCATGGTGGGGCGTCGAGTTGGATTCCCACCCCAGCGTCGACGTCCGGTACGTCGACCGCCTCACCGCCCTGTACGGAGCGCTCTGGCGAGCCGGCGTGACCGCCGACATCATCCACCCGTCGGCGGACCTCAGCGGCTACCGGCTGGTCCTGGCGCCGACCCTCTACCTGGTCCGGGACGCCGACGTCGCGGCACTGCACTCCTACGTCGAGGGTGGTGGCACGGTCGCCGTCACCTACTTCAGCGGCATCGTGGACTCCAACGACCACATCCGGCTCGGCGGCTACCCGGGCGCGTTCCGGGAGTTGCTCGGTGTACGCACCGAGGAGTTCTTCCCCCTGCGCGAGGGCGAGCAGGTCCGACTCGACGACGGCAGCACCGCCGACGTGTGGACCGAGTGGCTGCACCCCGACGGCGCCGAGGTGCTCGCGTCGTACACCGATGGGCCCTTGCCGGGCGTGCCGGCGCTGACCCGACATCGGGTTGGCGACGGCGCCGCCTGGTACGTCGCCACCCGGTTGGACGAGCCGGCCACGGATCGACTCGTCGCCCGGCTCGTCGCGGAGGCCGGCGTGCGTCCGGCGGCGCCGGCACCATCCGGGGTGGAGGTGGTTCGACGACGTGACGGCGACCGGAGCTGGCTGTTCGCGATCAACCACACCGACACCGAGGTACGCCTGCCGGCGCGCGGCGTCGAGTTGTTGACCGGAGGACACTGCACCGGTGAGCTGGCACTGCCAGCCGGTGAGGTGGCGGTGGTCCGTGAGGATCGGACCTGA
- a CDS encoding DeoR/GlpR family DNA-binding transcription regulator has protein sequence MLAQQRQTAILDLIRQRGGVRVSHLVSRFGVSDMTIRRDLEVLAERGLVDKVHGGATLAGPGSAEEPGFAAKSIRQQAEKRAIAERAAKMVEPGMAIALSAGTTTAALATLLSDVHGLTVVTNSIPVADALYQNPRADQTVVLTGGIRTPSDALTGPVAEAAISALNVDLLFLGVHGLSPRTGFTTPNLLEAGVNRCLIGAARRLVVLADHTKWETIGIATIAPLEAADVLITDRGLPPEARTTIGEQVGELVVVEPD, from the coding sequence ATGCTTGCCCAGCAGCGGCAGACCGCCATCCTCGATCTGATCCGCCAACGTGGCGGCGTACGGGTGAGTCACCTGGTCAGCCGGTTCGGCGTGTCCGACATGACGATCCGGCGGGACCTGGAGGTGCTGGCCGAGCGCGGCCTGGTCGACAAGGTGCACGGTGGTGCGACGCTCGCCGGGCCGGGTTCCGCCGAGGAACCTGGCTTCGCGGCGAAGTCGATCCGTCAGCAGGCAGAGAAGCGGGCCATCGCCGAGCGGGCGGCGAAGATGGTGGAGCCGGGGATGGCCATCGCGCTCTCCGCCGGCACCACCACAGCGGCGCTGGCCACCCTGCTCTCCGACGTCCACGGGCTGACCGTGGTGACCAACTCGATCCCGGTGGCCGACGCGCTCTACCAGAACCCGCGCGCCGACCAGACGGTCGTGCTGACCGGTGGCATCCGTACCCCATCGGACGCGTTGACCGGGCCGGTGGCCGAGGCGGCGATCAGCGCGCTCAACGTCGACCTGCTCTTCCTCGGCGTGCACGGGCTCAGCCCACGAACCGGCTTCACCACGCCGAACCTGCTGGAGGCCGGGGTCAACCGCTGCCTGATCGGCGCGGCCCGCCGGCTCGTGGTGCTCGCCGACCACACCAAGTGGGAAACCATCGGCATCGCCACCATCGCCCCGCTGGAGGCAGCCGACGTGCTGATCACCGACCGTGGGCTGCCACCCGAGGCACGCACCACGATCGGCGAGCAGGTCGGCGAGCTGGTCGTCGTGGAACCTGACTAG
- a CDS encoding TetR/AcrR family transcriptional regulator has protein sequence MIDQPRARRRQESAEQTRQLILDAALELFVAQGYATTTVNDIAARARVAVATVYTSVGGKPTLLRALIEAGVNDPETAQNVAALAVATDPGEVVRLIGAGTRYGHQSRPHTIQLMRAAPGMTASAAEAARDGAVAYRQALRVGAVRLDELSALRPGLTVEQATQVLWFYFGLHSWPQLVDEGGWSYDEAERWLVDRATEALLRPQRPGA, from the coding sequence ATGATTGATCAACCCCGTGCCAGGCGACGCCAGGAGAGCGCTGAACAAACGCGGCAGTTGATCTTGGATGCGGCCCTGGAACTCTTCGTCGCCCAGGGATACGCCACCACTACGGTCAACGACATCGCCGCCCGTGCCCGGGTGGCCGTGGCGACCGTCTACACCAGCGTTGGCGGCAAGCCGACGCTGCTGAGGGCGCTGATCGAGGCGGGTGTGAACGACCCGGAGACCGCGCAGAACGTGGCGGCCCTCGCGGTCGCCACCGACCCTGGCGAGGTCGTGCGTCTCATCGGGGCCGGGACACGGTACGGCCACCAGAGCCGCCCCCACACGATCCAGCTGATGAGGGCGGCGCCGGGCATGACGGCGAGCGCGGCAGAAGCAGCGCGAGACGGCGCGGTGGCGTACCGGCAGGCACTGCGGGTCGGGGCGGTACGCCTGGACGAGCTGTCCGCCCTGCGTCCGGGCCTCACCGTCGAACAGGCCACCCAGGTGCTCTGGTTCTACTTCGGGCTGCACTCCTGGCCACAGCTCGTCGACGAGGGCGGCTGGTCGTACGACGAGGCGGAGCGGTGGCTGGTCGACCGGGCCACCGAGGCACTCCTCCGGCCTCAGCGGCCAGGCGCCTAG
- a CDS encoding glycosyltransferase, with amino-acid sequence MRVLFSNVPSFGHFLPLLPLIRAIRRQGHDVAVVTAVGMTPLIAPEGIELLPAGPMPDVLFAEVGRKLGINPATEPIPEAVAEFFAGVRVDLTADEALAQAKSWRPDLIVNELLDFVGPLVAAGLDVPLATLAFGPAVPVEFTDPLIAVVRSRYEERGLPAPQRVQAGRWLLDTCPPGLQFEDFAVPQGVERIALRPEPHQAPDATTGGQTPSAGGRRRVLVSFGTVFADPAVVGPLLGALTDIDVDVLATLGLDGKPEDYQLDSERVEFSPFVPLAQLLENVSAVITHGGAGTTLGTLARGIPMVVVPQGADQFIQADRVAASGAGLALMPGQADPAAIAAALRRLLDEPSFTEAAQRISAQVAAMPSPDEMAERLSAEVLG; translated from the coding sequence ATGCGAGTCCTCTTCTCGAATGTGCCCTCTTTCGGGCACTTCCTTCCGCTTCTGCCCCTGATCCGCGCGATCCGACGGCAAGGCCACGATGTTGCCGTCGTGACCGCCGTGGGCATGACCCCACTCATCGCGCCCGAGGGGATCGAGCTGCTGCCGGCCGGGCCCATGCCGGATGTCCTCTTCGCCGAGGTGGGGCGCAAGCTGGGCATCAACCCTGCGACCGAGCCGATCCCGGAGGCGGTCGCCGAGTTCTTCGCCGGGGTCCGGGTCGACCTCACTGCGGACGAGGCGTTGGCGCAGGCGAAGAGCTGGCGGCCGGATCTGATCGTCAACGAGCTGCTCGACTTCGTGGGGCCGCTGGTCGCCGCCGGCCTCGACGTGCCGCTGGCCACCCTCGCCTTCGGTCCGGCGGTGCCGGTCGAGTTCACCGACCCGCTGATCGCCGTGGTCCGCTCCCGCTACGAAGAGCGCGGGCTGCCCGCGCCGCAGCGCGTCCAGGCCGGGCGGTGGCTGCTGGACACCTGCCCGCCGGGGCTGCAGTTCGAGGACTTCGCCGTACCGCAGGGGGTGGAGCGAATCGCGCTGCGGCCGGAACCGCACCAGGCGCCCGACGCCACGACGGGCGGCCAGACGCCGTCCGCCGGCGGACGTCGGAGGGTGCTGGTGAGCTTCGGTACGGTCTTCGCTGATCCCGCTGTAGTCGGCCCACTGCTGGGCGCGCTCACCGACATCGACGTCGACGTGCTGGCCACGCTCGGTCTGGACGGTAAGCCGGAGGACTACCAGCTCGACTCGGAGCGGGTGGAGTTCAGCCCCTTCGTGCCGCTGGCCCAGTTGCTGGAGAACGTCAGCGCGGTCATCACCCACGGCGGCGCCGGCACCACCCTCGGCACGCTGGCCCGTGGCATCCCGATGGTGGTCGTGCCCCAGGGCGCCGACCAGTTCATCCAGGCGGACCGGGTCGCGGCCTCCGGGGCGGGCCTCGCGCTGATGCCCGGTCAGGCCGACCCGGCCGCGATCGCGGCGGCCCTGCGCCGGTTGCTCGACGAGCCGAGTTTCACCGAGGCGGCACAACGGATCAGCGCCCAGGTCGCCGCCATGCCGTCGCCCGACGAGATGGCCGAGCGACTGAGCGCCGAGGTGCTCGGGTAA